A DNA window from Rhipicephalus sanguineus isolate Rsan-2018 chromosome 8, BIME_Rsan_1.4, whole genome shotgun sequence contains the following coding sequences:
- the LOC119401267 gene encoding mRNA decay activator protein ZFP36L1 isoform X2, whose product MRLPHSRMLLPNGGNFAASRPQQMLETRRHSTSVAGGGMVAAPPLRRSTSSVAAAPLVLRTTSPKPQQQQTAAGSRHIVPSSNMVSAVGALVGVARDHRKLDRSYSEPVERRPPTSPTCATTPTSPASSVAQNSSRYKTELCRPFEESGTCKYGDKCQFAHGGHELRTLARHPKYKTELCRTFHTAGFCPYGPRCHFIHNSDESRKSLLTNINPRPKALSVGSFGSLGSAGDLSPPSSPLYDDPFFAAPPSTAFSFSQDFAALVTSPGFAGGSQQVSPFSALSLPESAFQFPAAAAAQNRVVEGPPSPVDSLGSELDSMSVSASCGSPITRLPIFNRLAANGRD is encoded by the coding sequence AACGGTGGCAACttcgcggcgtcgcgccctcagCAGATGCTGGAGACCCGGCGACACTCGACGTCGGTGGCGGGCGGAGGAATGGTGGCGGCGCCGCCTCTGCGCCGCTCCACGTCCTCGGTGGCGGCGGCGCCTCTCGTGCTGCGGACGACGTCGCccaagccgcagcagcagcagaccGCCGCCGGCAGCCGGCACATAGTCCCGAGCAGCAACATGGTGAGCGCGGTGGGGGCGCTGGTCGGGGTAGCTCGGGACCACCGCAAGCTGGACCGGAGCTACAGCGAGCCCGTGGAGCGCCGGCCGCCGACGTCCCCGACGTGCGCCACGACGCCCACCAGCCCGGCGTCGTCCGTGGCGCAGAACTCTAGCCGCTACAAGACCGAGCTGTGCCGGCCGTTCGAGGAGAGCGGCACCTGCAAGTATGGCGACAAGTGCCAGTTCGCGCACGGCGGCCACGAGCTGCGCACGCTGGCCAGGCACCCCAAGTACAAGACCGAGCTGTGCCGCACTTTCCACACGGCGGGTTTCTGCCCGTACGGCCCGCGCTGCCACTTCATCCACAACTCGGACGAGTCGCGCAAGAGCCTGCTCACCAACATCAACCCGCGGCCCAAGGCGCTCTCCGTGGGCAGCTTCGGCAGCCTCGGCTCGGCGGGCGACCTGTCGCCGCCCTCGAGCCCCCTCTACGACGACCCCTTCTTCGCCGCTCCCCCCTCGACGGCCTTCTCCTTCTCGCAAGACTTCGCCGCGCTCGTCACTTCCCCGGGATTCGCCGGGGGCTCGCAGCAGGTGTCGCCCTTCTCGGCGTTGTCGCTTCCCGAGAGCGCCTTTCAGTtcccggctgctgctgctgctcagaACCGCGTCGTCGAGGGACCCCCGTCGCCCGTCGACTCGCTCGGCTCCGAGCTGGACTCGATGAGCGTCTCGGCTTCGTGCGGCTCGCCGATCACCAGGCTGCCTATCTTCAACAGGCTGGCCGCCAACGGCCGCGACTAA
- the LOC119401267 gene encoding mRNA decay activator protein ZFP36L1 isoform X1, which yields MSAAMVTSFFSDYGANVVYGKNGGNFAASRPQQMLETRRHSTSVAGGGMVAAPPLRRSTSSVAAAPLVLRTTSPKPQQQQTAAGSRHIVPSSNMVSAVGALVGVARDHRKLDRSYSEPVERRPPTSPTCATTPTSPASSVAQNSSRYKTELCRPFEESGTCKYGDKCQFAHGGHELRTLARHPKYKTELCRTFHTAGFCPYGPRCHFIHNSDESRKSLLTNINPRPKALSVGSFGSLGSAGDLSPPSSPLYDDPFFAAPPSTAFSFSQDFAALVTSPGFAGGSQQVSPFSALSLPESAFQFPAAAAAQNRVVEGPPSPVDSLGSELDSMSVSASCGSPITRLPIFNRLAANGRD from the exons ATGAGCGCAGCCATGGTTACCTCATTCTTCAGCGACTACGGCGCCAATGTGGTGTACGGAAAG AACGGTGGCAACttcgcggcgtcgcgccctcagCAGATGCTGGAGACCCGGCGACACTCGACGTCGGTGGCGGGCGGAGGAATGGTGGCGGCGCCGCCTCTGCGCCGCTCCACGTCCTCGGTGGCGGCGGCGCCTCTCGTGCTGCGGACGACGTCGCccaagccgcagcagcagcagaccGCCGCCGGCAGCCGGCACATAGTCCCGAGCAGCAACATGGTGAGCGCGGTGGGGGCGCTGGTCGGGGTAGCTCGGGACCACCGCAAGCTGGACCGGAGCTACAGCGAGCCCGTGGAGCGCCGGCCGCCGACGTCCCCGACGTGCGCCACGACGCCCACCAGCCCGGCGTCGTCCGTGGCGCAGAACTCTAGCCGCTACAAGACCGAGCTGTGCCGGCCGTTCGAGGAGAGCGGCACCTGCAAGTATGGCGACAAGTGCCAGTTCGCGCACGGCGGCCACGAGCTGCGCACGCTGGCCAGGCACCCCAAGTACAAGACCGAGCTGTGCCGCACTTTCCACACGGCGGGTTTCTGCCCGTACGGCCCGCGCTGCCACTTCATCCACAACTCGGACGAGTCGCGCAAGAGCCTGCTCACCAACATCAACCCGCGGCCCAAGGCGCTCTCCGTGGGCAGCTTCGGCAGCCTCGGCTCGGCGGGCGACCTGTCGCCGCCCTCGAGCCCCCTCTACGACGACCCCTTCTTCGCCGCTCCCCCCTCGACGGCCTTCTCCTTCTCGCAAGACTTCGCCGCGCTCGTCACTTCCCCGGGATTCGCCGGGGGCTCGCAGCAGGTGTCGCCCTTCTCGGCGTTGTCGCTTCCCGAGAGCGCCTTTCAGTtcccggctgctgctgctgctcagaACCGCGTCGTCGAGGGACCCCCGTCGCCCGTCGACTCGCTCGGCTCCGAGCTGGACTCGATGAGCGTCTCGGCTTCGTGCGGCTCGCCGATCACCAGGCTGCCTATCTTCAACAGGCTGGCCGCCAACGGCCGCGACTAA